A window of Komagataella phaffii GS115 chromosome 1, complete sequence contains these coding sequences:
- a CDS encoding 60S ribosomal protein L12: MPPKFDPSEVKFIYLRAVGGEIGASAALAPKIGPLGLSPKKIGEDIAKATTKFKGIKVTVQLRIQNRQAVASVVPSASSLVITALKEPPRDRKKEKNVKHSGNIPLEEIIDIARQMRDKSFGKNLASVTKEILGTAQSVGCRVDQKNPHDVIEAIDAGEIDIPEN, encoded by the coding sequence ATGCCTCCAAAGTTCGACCCATCTGAAGTTAAGTTTATCTACCTGAGAGCCGTTGGTGGTGAAATCGGTGCTTCTGCCGCTTTGGCCCCAAAGATCGGTCCTTTGGGTCTgtcaccaaagaagatcgGTGAAGACATTGCTAAGGCTACCACCAAGTTCAAGGGTATCAAGGTCACCGTCCAATTGAGAATCCAGAACCGTCAAGCTGTTGCCTCCGTTGTTCCATCCGCCTCTTCTTTAGTCATTACTGCTTTGAAGGAGCCCCCAAGAGAcagaaagaaggagaagaacGTCAAGCACAGTGGTAACATCCCATTGGAAGAGATCATTGACATTGCTAGACAGATGAGAGACAAGTCTTTCGGTAAGAACTTGGCTTCCGTCACCAAGGAGATCTTGGGTACCGCTCAATCTGTTGGATGCCGTGTAGACCAAAAGAACCCTCACGACGTCATCGAGGCTATCGATGCTGGTGAGATTGATATCCCAGAAAACTAA
- a CDS encoding Non-catalytic subunit of N-terminal acetyltransferase of the NatC type — MSRHTNPAELNNLELDSWVDITQQFFETAKNVKHGNIVKLESLDLMEGTDAKEILNPALDTGLIEDESYDCDRDLTLDETVRVVANITSCLVTWLDSSSLPVTLFSCRYIEEILTRFSALLSSSTIVEKIFQVSNLQYSNKLDQSDSFTYRILRAYLIGVLNFTAFVLNIPVLKDEEDLNRVSMDLNIDLLLQFPQKDVADLVNSAYSLLEKRDDKNSKVLQLYFDILKRLQMLYPLSASVNQGDFQDTLFLHEATGFIDKLSEENDYIDSIPQIPHLFTRGIQKRKNNIFPPRPIKMHSFTICISYLHYLFDDLKLAMDVLCFQDAADLRNRLYIFGSKRNEKLPDQEHTSTHIVAALFLESILLRDGLILGAIPVSEFLKQDLSSLTAGESVVLSLLEDDKLTNDRAIKARASSLLQEMEKTYISWIQSFLQNPSKQRDFFLDSVVVWDTIQVTADDLETSLPDDYGLEDTFKSIQPDGSLSELPVMPLSSYVYYMKLDSMVQVVFRGIELEIYKPWEMYQMYWYGLYLLSTLESHIARMKDVAKYKLSKAEGESKDIWKKTLDHINFLIQETIVFKTLAQAQQYTWTILDNLKLLKLPKYNRTTPQLLYQLRMKPFSSVGIPQLPSIQHFQNFADEIAEGSLRFRTERERVQDICFRCSSAVRQLTTEVKTAASQLKKIHPSRGRFKADYERGVDQILRSSIGVAVFSTKVNKKIKDAEFVTQCLKENPSNQAYDVSLSRAQYHRFFRLRRLNI, encoded by the coding sequence ATGTCGCGTCATACTAACCCTGCAGAGCTTAATAACCTCGAGTTAGACAGTTGGGTAGATATCACTcaacaattctttgaaactgcCAAAAATGTCAAGCATGGGAACATTGTCAAattggaatctttggatCTGATGGAGGGAACCGATGCCAAAGAGATCCTGAACCCAGCTCTAGACACTGGTCTTATTGAAGACGAGTCCTACGATTGTGACCGGGACCTCACTTTGGATGAGACTGTCAGAGTAGTGGCTAATATCACCAGTTGTCTGGTTACTTGGCTGGATAGCAGCTCTCTCCCCGTGACCTTATTCTCTTGCAGGTATATTGAAGAGATCCTGACCCGGTTCTCAGCTTTgttgtcatcatcaactaTCGTGgaaaagatttttcaggTCTCTAATCTTCAGTATTCTAATAAACTGGATCAATCTGACTCTTTTACTTACAGAATTTTGAGAGCGTACTTGATTGGAGTTTTAAATTTCACAGCATTTGTTTTAAATATCCCCgtcttgaaagatgagGAAGACTTAAACCGTGTATCCATGGATTTGAACATTGACTTGCTCCTTCAATTCCCTCAGAAGGACGTTGCGGACTTGGTAAACTCTGCTTACAGCTTACTAGAGAAGAGAGATGACAAAAACAGTAAAGTTTTGCAGCTTTATTTTGACATATTGAAAAGGCTGCAAATGCTATACCCTTTGTCAGCAAGCGTTAATCAAGGTGATTTCCAGGATACCCTCTTTCTTCACGAGGCTACTGGGTTCATTGACAAACTGTCCGAAGAAAACGACTACATTGACTCCATTCCCCAGATACCCCATTTGTTCACAAGGGGAATTCAAAAACGAAAGAACAACATCTTTCCTCCCCGCCCCATTAAAATGCATTCATTTACTATTTGCATTTCATACTTGCATTATCTTTTTGACGACCTCAAGTTGGCGATGGACGTCCTATGCTTTCAGGATGCTGCAGATTTAAGGAACCGACTATATATCTTtggatcaaaaagaaatgaaaaattgcCTGACCAAGAACACACGTCAACTCATATTGTGGCTGCATTGTTTTTAGAATCAATACTCCTAAGAGATGGACTGATATTAGGAGCAATACCTGTTTCGGAGTTCTTAAAGCAAGAcctttcaagtttgacagCAGGAGAATCTGTTGTCTTATcattgttggaagatgatAAACTGACAAATGATAGGGCGATAAAAGCCAGAGCATCTTCATTGTTGCAGGAAATGGAAAAGACCTACATTTCATGGATTCAATCATTTTTGCAGAATCCGAGTAAGCagagagatttttttttggattCTGTAGTAGTTTGGGATACAATACAGGTAACTGCTGACGATCTAGAAACATCACTGCCCGATGATTATGGTTTAGAGGACACATTCAAATCTATTCAACCCGACGGGTCTTTGTCTGAACTACCTGTCATGCCCTTATCCTCGTACGTTTATTACATGAAACTCGATTCCATGGTTCAAGTTGTATTCAGGGGCATTGAGTTAGAGATCTACAAACCCTGGGAGATGTACCAAATGTATTGGTATGGGTTATATCTTCTCTCCACCTTGGAGTCTCATATCGCTCGCATGAAAGATGTCGCCAAGTATAAATTGTCCAAAGCTGAAGGTGAAAGTAAGGATATCTGGAAAAAGACTTTAGATCATATTAATTTCCTCATTCAAGAGACTATAGTGTTTAAGACACTAGCGCAAGCTCAGCAGTACACATGGACTATACTGGATAACctaaaacttttgaaacttccaaaaTACAATCGAACTACTCCACAATTGTTGTACCAATTGAGAATGAAACCGTTTTCGTCAGTTGGTATACCCCAATTGCCGAGTATACAGCATTTTCAGAACTTTGCGGATGAAATAGCTGAGGGTAGTCTACGGTTTAGGACGGAAAGGGAGCGAGTGCAAGATATTTGTTTTCGTTGTAGCTCTGCTGTTCGCCAATTAACAACTGAAGTTAAAACTGCAGCATCCCagctgaaaaagattcatcCATCTCGGGGTCGTTTCAAGGCAGATTACGAAAGGGGAGTAGACCAAATACTCCGATCCAGTATTGGCGTGGCTGTATTTTCCACTAAAGTTAACAAGAAAATTAAAGATGCTGAGTTTGTAACTCAATGCCTGAAGGAGAATCCAAGCAATCAAGCATACGATGTTTCATTGAGCAGAGCCCAATACCATCGGTTTTTCCGCCTGCGGAGATTAAACATATGA